A genomic window from Cupriavidus basilensis includes:
- a CDS encoding acyl CoA:acetate/3-ketoacid CoA transferase yields the protein MKVISAQQAAALVQSRWTVASAGFVGAGHAEAVTDALERRFQDAGMPRDLTLVYSAGQGDRGARGVNHFGNAGMTGRIVGGHWRSATRLAALAMAEACEGYNLPQGVLTHLYRAIAGGKPGVLTKIGLHTFVDPRTAQDSRYHGGAINRSAQAAIAEGRANWVEAVDFRGDEYLFYPSFPIHCALIRCTAADTRGNLSTHREAFHHELLAMAQAAHNSGGIVIAQVESLVDHHDNLQAIHVPGILVDYVVVSENPVHHQMTFAEPFNPAYVTPWQGEAASTASATSAPAPAVPAVPPELDARTIVQRRAVLELARRQPRVVNLGVGMPAAVGMLAVQAGVDGFTLTVEAGPIGGTPADGLSFGASAYPEAIVDQPAQFDFYEGGGIDLAILGLAELDGHGNVNVSKFGEGAEALIAGVGGFINITQSAKAVVFVGTLTAGGLEVRAEHGTLRIAREGRVKKIVPQVSHLSFNGPYVASLGIPVLYITERAVFEMRPDAIGAEHLTLIEIAPGIDLQRDVLDQCATAVTVAPDLRTMDARLFRAGPLTL from the coding sequence ATGAAGGTCATCAGCGCGCAGCAGGCTGCTGCGCTCGTGCAATCCCGGTGGACCGTGGCCAGCGCCGGTTTCGTGGGCGCCGGCCATGCCGAGGCGGTGACGGACGCGCTCGAGCGCCGTTTCCAGGACGCCGGCATGCCGCGCGACCTGACGCTGGTGTATTCGGCGGGGCAGGGCGACCGCGGCGCGCGCGGGGTGAACCACTTCGGCAATGCGGGCATGACCGGGCGCATCGTCGGCGGGCACTGGCGCTCCGCCACGCGCCTGGCCGCGCTTGCCATGGCCGAGGCGTGCGAGGGCTACAACCTGCCGCAGGGCGTGCTGACGCACCTGTATCGTGCCATCGCCGGCGGCAAGCCCGGCGTGCTGACCAAGATCGGCCTGCACACGTTCGTGGATCCGCGCACGGCGCAGGACAGCCGCTACCACGGCGGCGCCATCAACCGCAGCGCGCAGGCGGCGATCGCCGAGGGCCGCGCGAACTGGGTCGAGGCGGTCGATTTTCGCGGTGACGAATACCTGTTCTATCCGAGCTTCCCGATCCACTGCGCGCTGATTCGCTGCACCGCCGCCGATACGCGCGGCAACCTGAGCACGCACCGCGAGGCCTTTCACCACGAACTGCTGGCGATGGCGCAGGCGGCGCACAACTCCGGCGGCATCGTGATCGCGCAGGTGGAGTCGCTGGTGGATCACCATGACAACCTGCAGGCCATCCACGTGCCCGGCATCCTGGTCGACTACGTGGTGGTGAGCGAGAACCCGGTGCATCACCAGATGACGTTCGCGGAGCCGTTCAATCCAGCCTACGTGACGCCGTGGCAAGGGGAAGCTGCCAGCACGGCCAGCGCCACCAGCGCACCGGCGCCAGCGGTGCCGGCCGTGCCCCCCGAGCTTGATGCCCGCACCATCGTGCAGCGGCGCGCGGTGCTGGAACTGGCGCGCAGGCAGCCACGCGTGGTCAACCTCGGGGTTGGCATGCCCGCCGCCGTCGGCATGCTGGCGGTGCAGGCCGGCGTTGACGGCTTCACGCTCACGGTGGAAGCCGGCCCGATCGGCGGCACGCCCGCGGATGGCCTCAGCTTTGGCGCGTCTGCCTATCCGGAAGCGATCGTCGACCAGCCGGCGCAGTTCGATTTCTATGAGGGCGGCGGCATCGATCTCGCCATCCTCGGGCTGGCCGAGCTGGACGGGCACGGCAACGTCAACGTCAGCAAGTTTGGCGAAGGCGCCGAAGCGCTGATCGCCGGTGTCGGCGGCTTCATCAATATCACGCAGAGCGCCAAGGCCGTGGTCTTCGTCGGCACGCTCACCGCCGGTGGCCTGGAGGTGCGCGCCGAGCACGGCACCCTGCGCATCGCGCGCGAAGGCCGCGTGAAAAAGATCGTGCCGCAGGTCTCGCACCTGAGTTTCAACGGCCCTTATGTGGCTTCGCTCGGCATCCCCGTGCTCTACATCACCGAGCGTGCGGTCTTTGAGATGCGCCCCGACGCCATCGGCGCGGAGCACCTGACCCTGATCGAGATCGCGCCGGGCATCGACCTGCAGCGCGATGTGCTGGACCAGTGCGCCACCGCGGTCACCGTGGCGCCCGACCTGCGCACCATGGATGCGCGATTGTTCCGCGCAGGTCCGCTGACGCTCTGA
- a CDS encoding IclR family transcriptional regulator domain-containing protein — MNSPETPPANPQKKEELLDSLTNGLALLRLFASGAGSLTMQDVAEQLDVTRAAARRLLLTLQHNGYVAQDGRDFSITPRVMDLGYAYFASMNLPQLAAPYLKALSEQTGETCSLGVLDGESVALVAREEPPQILRVDMGVGRRMPAYAHSLGRVLLAGLDDKALEAYLATAQLRKLTPFTVSSRTALARTLKQVRSDGYCTLISELVDGFAGISVPVRAESGKVVAGLGLSMVLGSRDAAHLAQHYLPALKHAAGELEALLRRR, encoded by the coding sequence ATGAACAGCCCCGAAACGCCCCCGGCCAACCCGCAAAAAAAGGAAGAGCTGCTCGATTCGCTGACCAATGGCCTGGCACTGCTGCGCCTGTTCGCCTCCGGCGCGGGGAGCCTTACCATGCAGGACGTGGCGGAGCAGCTCGACGTGACCCGTGCCGCGGCGCGGCGGCTGCTGCTGACCCTGCAGCACAACGGCTATGTGGCGCAGGACGGCCGGGACTTTTCCATCACCCCGCGCGTGATGGACCTGGGCTACGCGTACTTTGCGTCGATGAACCTGCCGCAATTGGCCGCGCCCTACCTCAAGGCCCTCTCCGAGCAGACGGGGGAAACCTGCTCGCTGGGCGTGCTGGACGGTGAATCGGTGGCGCTGGTGGCGCGCGAGGAGCCGCCGCAGATCCTGCGTGTCGACATGGGCGTGGGGCGGCGCATGCCAGCCTACGCCCACTCGCTCGGCCGCGTGCTGCTGGCCGGGCTGGACGACAAGGCGCTCGAGGCTTACCTTGCCACCGCGCAGCTGCGCAAGCTCACCCCGTTCACGGTCAGCTCGCGCACGGCGCTGGCGCGCACGCTCAAGCAAGTGCGCAGCGACGGCTACTGCACGTTGATCAGCGAACTGGTGGACGGCTTCGCCGGCATCTCGGTGCCGGTGCGCGCCGAGTCCGGCAAGGTGGTGGCGGGACTCGGCTTGAGCATGGTGCTGGGCAGCCGGGATGCGGCGCACCTGGCGCAGCACTACCTGCCGGCGCTCAAGCACGCCGCCGGAGAGCTCGAGGCGCTGCTGCGCCGGCGTTGA
- a CDS encoding MarR family winged helix-turn-helix transcriptional regulator: protein MHELAKLTDRVTQLAYEAEVGIPMHEGRCLAAIGSFSPLSVNDLARRANLDKGQASRAAQSLVDQGLVRKEASATDGRGVVLTPTAKGERMWLRTMALIERRNAEIVSCLDSDEQRQFDHLLERLVSHARA from the coding sequence TTGCACGAACTTGCCAAGCTCACCGACCGGGTAACGCAATTGGCTTACGAAGCAGAAGTCGGTATTCCCATGCACGAGGGACGGTGTCTGGCCGCGATCGGCTCGTTCAGCCCGTTATCGGTGAACGATCTGGCGCGTCGCGCAAACCTTGACAAGGGGCAGGCGAGCCGTGCGGCACAGTCGCTGGTCGACCAAGGGCTAGTACGCAAGGAGGCGAGTGCAACCGACGGTCGCGGCGTCGTCCTGACGCCGACGGCCAAGGGAGAGCGCATGTGGCTGCGCACGATGGCCCTGATCGAGCGCCGCAATGCCGAAATCGTGTCGTGTCTCGATTCCGATGAGCAGCGGCAATTCGATCATCTGCTTGAGCGCTTGGTCTCACATGCGCGGGCGTGA
- a CDS encoding MFS transporter, giving the protein MRSPIVIPQPTDKAAASAASHSAADARLVIAKVSRHLLWFLFLLFVVSFLDRINIGFAGLTMMKDLGLTGTQFGLATTLFYLAYIACGVPSNAILARVGARRWIATIMVAWGLASTATLFATDAHSLYWLRVLVGITEAGFLPGMLLYLTFWFPAAYRARANALFMIAMPVTAAFGSAISGVVLGMDGLYGLKGWQWLFLLEGLPAAVLGLIVYFYLNDTPEQARWLSPGEKQTLAQMLAAEHRTDPRAQARGDAPRSLWSELTSATVLKFSLAYFCLVNSLAMVAVWTPLIVKSFANGASNTTVGLLAAIPQVCTVIGMIWWGRRSDRAQERRWHTVLPMLCAAGGWLLTAYSSEPAVQLLGVCLASTGAYTAMSIFWTTPDHALSFGARALGIAVINATGNLGSALNPLVVGWLKDVTHSFTMGLLYAAALLVAGGLIFLVLPIPRTLRTTARP; this is encoded by the coding sequence GTGAGATCGCCCATCGTTATCCCCCAGCCCACAGACAAGGCTGCGGCATCGGCCGCCAGTCACTCCGCTGCCGATGCCAGGCTCGTCATCGCCAAGGTGTCGCGCCATCTGCTTTGGTTCCTGTTTCTCTTGTTCGTGGTGTCTTTCCTGGATCGCATCAACATCGGCTTCGCCGGCCTGACGATGATGAAGGACCTCGGTCTTACCGGCACCCAGTTCGGCTTGGCCACTACCCTGTTCTATCTGGCCTACATCGCCTGTGGCGTACCGAGCAATGCCATCCTGGCACGCGTCGGCGCGCGACGCTGGATCGCAACGATCATGGTCGCCTGGGGCTTGGCTTCCACCGCCACCTTGTTCGCCACGGATGCGCACAGCCTGTACTGGCTTCGCGTGCTGGTTGGCATCACCGAGGCGGGCTTTCTCCCGGGCATGCTGCTGTACCTGACCTTCTGGTTCCCGGCGGCTTACCGCGCCCGCGCCAATGCGCTGTTCATGATCGCCATGCCGGTCACGGCCGCTTTTGGTTCGGCAATCTCCGGCGTGGTCCTTGGCATGGACGGGCTGTACGGGTTGAAGGGATGGCAGTGGCTGTTCCTGCTTGAAGGCCTGCCGGCCGCGGTGCTTGGCCTGATCGTTTACTTTTATCTCAATGACACGCCGGAACAAGCGCGCTGGCTCTCGCCGGGCGAGAAGCAAACGCTAGCGCAGATGCTGGCTGCCGAGCACCGGACTGACCCGCGGGCGCAGGCGCGCGGCGACGCGCCACGCAGCCTGTGGTCGGAGCTGACCTCGGCCACGGTGCTGAAATTTTCGCTGGCCTATTTCTGCCTGGTCAACAGCCTTGCCATGGTGGCGGTATGGACGCCACTGATCGTCAAGAGCTTCGCCAACGGTGCCAGCAATACGACCGTTGGACTGCTGGCGGCGATTCCCCAGGTATGCACGGTCATCGGCATGATCTGGTGGGGCCGCCGCTCCGATCGCGCGCAGGAGCGCCGCTGGCACACCGTGCTGCCAATGCTGTGCGCGGCGGGAGGCTGGCTGCTGACGGCATACTCTTCGGAGCCGGCGGTGCAATTGCTGGGCGTGTGCCTGGCCTCGACCGGCGCCTATACCGCAATGTCGATCTTCTGGACCACGCCGGACCATGCGTTGAGCTTTGGCGCGCGCGCCTTGGGCATCGCGGTGATCAACGCTACCGGCAACCTCGGCTCCGCCCTCAATCCGCTGGTCGTGGGCTGGCTGAAGGACGTCACGCACAGCTTCACTATGGGCCTGCTCTATGCGGCAGCCCTTCTGGTCGCAGGCGGTTTGATTTTCCTGGTCTTGCCGATCCCGCGCACGCTGAGAACAACGGCCCGACCGTGA
- a CDS encoding FAD-dependent monooxygenase, with protein MHQPTTEARPSIYYDYQVFTPWLPSAHPKQERKTVVVTGSGPAGMVAALELARHGVPSVVLTSELQVSQGSRAIVFTRRSMEILQQVGVADRMTENGLPWRFGNSYYRGQHVFRMEAPHDGDDRFFPMLNIQQQYMEEYLLDACAANPLIDLRWGNKVIKVEQEADFARVEVDTPEGAYSLETEWLVAADGGRSGIRTAMELQMEGASYEGFFVIADIKIDLPLPTERLAYFDPDWNPGNTILMHREPHGIWRVDYQLPAGETPEEALKPESLKTRIDAQLAMIGHAGVPWEMDWCSVYSARTLTLPDYVHGRVIFTGDAAHLLPIFGVRGANTAFQDAQSLAWHLAFVVKGLAGRALLANHSAERVGAAREIIDEAGKSTRFMAPPSEGFRLLRDAVLSLSLTEKFVRPLYHWRTSRPHEYTDSALNCPGDDNALFVHGPAHGAPPQNIRLAANDYLLDHLGGGFDLLYFTEAEAIPDALQRVFAATRKRGVPLRVVAVGATGPVAGADLTFADADGHFRRRYGVQASGAGYLLRPDQHVCARWLTLDATRLQAALTNALPQ; from the coding sequence ATGCATCAGCCCACCACCGAAGCCCGCCCTTCAATCTACTACGACTACCAGGTATTCACGCCGTGGCTGCCCTCGGCTCATCCGAAGCAGGAACGCAAGACGGTGGTCGTCACTGGCTCCGGTCCGGCGGGCATGGTCGCCGCCCTGGAACTGGCCCGCCATGGCGTACCCAGCGTAGTGCTCACCTCGGAGCTGCAGGTGTCCCAGGGCAGCCGCGCCATCGTCTTCACGCGCCGGTCGATGGAAATTCTGCAGCAGGTCGGCGTGGCCGACCGCATGACCGAGAACGGCCTGCCCTGGCGCTTCGGAAATTCGTATTACCGCGGCCAGCACGTCTTCCGGATGGAGGCCCCGCACGACGGAGACGACCGATTCTTCCCGATGCTGAACATCCAGCAGCAGTACATGGAGGAGTACCTGCTCGATGCCTGCGCGGCGAACCCGCTGATCGACCTTCGCTGGGGCAACAAGGTGATCAAGGTCGAGCAGGAGGCCGATTTCGCGCGCGTCGAGGTGGACACGCCCGAAGGCGCCTATTCGCTGGAGACCGAGTGGCTGGTCGCGGCTGACGGCGGACGTTCCGGCATCCGGACCGCGATGGAACTGCAGATGGAAGGGGCTTCCTACGAGGGCTTTTTCGTGATCGCCGACATCAAGATCGACCTGCCACTGCCGACAGAGCGCCTGGCCTACTTCGACCCGGACTGGAACCCAGGCAACACCATTCTGATGCACCGTGAGCCGCACGGCATCTGGCGCGTCGACTATCAGCTGCCGGCTGGCGAAACGCCCGAAGAAGCGCTCAAGCCGGAGTCGCTCAAGACGCGCATCGACGCCCAGCTAGCGATGATCGGCCACGCCGGCGTCCCCTGGGAAATGGACTGGTGCTCGGTCTACTCCGCCCGTACGCTGACGCTGCCCGACTATGTGCACGGGCGCGTGATCTTTACCGGCGATGCCGCCCACCTGCTGCCGATCTTCGGCGTGCGCGGCGCCAACACCGCTTTTCAGGACGCGCAGTCCCTGGCCTGGCACCTCGCGTTCGTGGTCAAGGGCTTGGCCGGCAGGGCGCTACTGGCCAACCACAGTGCCGAGCGTGTCGGCGCGGCGCGCGAGATCATCGACGAGGCGGGCAAGAGCACGCGCTTCATGGCGCCGCCGAGCGAGGGCTTCCGACTATTGCGTGATGCCGTGCTGTCGCTCTCGCTAACTGAGAAGTTTGTGCGTCCGCTCTACCACTGGCGCACCTCGCGACCCCATGAGTACACCGATTCGGCCCTCAATTGCCCCGGTGACGACAACGCGCTGTTCGTGCACGGCCCCGCCCACGGCGCCCCGCCGCAGAACATCCGCCTGGCGGCCAACGACTACTTGCTCGACCATCTGGGAGGCGGCTTCGATCTCTTGTACTTCACCGAGGCAGAGGCCATTCCCGATGCGTTGCAGCGCGTGTTTGCCGCTACCCGCAAGCGTGGCGTGCCCTTGCGCGTCGTCGCCGTCGGGGCTACCGGGCCGGTTGCCGGCGCCGACCTGACGTTCGCCGACGCCGATGGTCACTTCCGCCGTCGTTACGGGGTACAGGCCAGCGGCGCGGGCTATCTGCTGCGCCCCGACCAGCATGTGTGCGCGCGCTGGCTGACGCTGGACGCCACGCGCCTGCAAGCCGCCCTGACCAACGCCCTGCCTCAGTAA